A DNA window from Methylobacterium sp. NMS14P contains the following coding sequences:
- a CDS encoding homoserine dehydrogenase — MTVSFRLGIAGLGTVGASVVRMVERRRAAFAAAGLDIRVTAVSSRDRGRDRGLDLSGIAWFDDPVALARSESVDCVVELIGGADGPAKAVVEAALEAGKPVVTANKALLARHGAALAAQAEAKGVALAFEAAVAGGIPVIKTLREGLPGNAVSRVYGILNGTCNYILSRMEREGLTFEACLKDAQALGYAEADPTFDVEGFDTAHKLAILTSLAFGTAVDADGVSVEGISRVQPLDLRMADELGYRIKLLGVAQATEAGIEQRVHPTMVPKSSAIAQVMGVTNAVTIDADAVGELTLIGPGAGGEATASAVVADIADVARGVIRPTFGIPATAMRASERVEMQRHEGGYYIRLTVHDRPGVAAGVAQRMAERAISLESILQRRVAGAETDPRGRSGRPVPLVLITYAATEGNIRDALDAIGADGLLAEPPQVIRIERE, encoded by the coding sequence ATGACAGTGAGCTTTCGCCTCGGGATCGCCGGACTCGGGACCGTCGGTGCGTCCGTGGTCCGGATGGTCGAGCGCCGCCGCGCCGCCTTCGCGGCGGCGGGCCTCGATATCCGCGTCACCGCGGTCTCCTCGCGCGACCGCGGCCGGGACCGCGGCCTCGACCTGTCGGGCATCGCATGGTTCGACGATCCGGTGGCGCTCGCCCGGTCGGAGTCCGTGGACTGCGTGGTCGAGCTGATCGGCGGCGCCGACGGACCGGCCAAGGCCGTGGTCGAGGCGGCGCTCGAGGCGGGTAAGCCGGTGGTGACCGCCAACAAGGCGCTGCTGGCCCGCCACGGCGCCGCCCTGGCTGCGCAGGCCGAGGCGAAGGGCGTGGCCCTCGCCTTCGAGGCGGCGGTGGCCGGCGGCATCCCGGTGATCAAGACCCTCCGCGAGGGCCTCCCGGGCAACGCGGTCTCCCGCGTCTACGGGATCCTCAACGGCACCTGCAACTACATCCTCAGCCGCATGGAGCGCGAGGGGCTGACCTTCGAGGCGTGCCTGAAGGACGCGCAGGCCCTGGGCTACGCGGAGGCCGATCCGACCTTCGACGTCGAGGGGTTCGACACGGCGCACAAGCTCGCGATCCTGACGAGCCTCGCCTTCGGCACCGCGGTCGACGCGGACGGCGTGTCGGTGGAGGGCATCTCCCGGGTGCAGCCCCTCGATCTGCGCATGGCGGACGAGCTCGGCTACCGGATCAAGCTGCTCGGCGTGGCACAGGCGACCGAGGCCGGCATCGAGCAGCGGGTCCACCCGACGATGGTGCCGAAATCCTCGGCGATCGCGCAGGTCATGGGCGTGACCAACGCCGTGACGATCGACGCGGACGCGGTGGGCGAACTCACGCTCATCGGTCCCGGCGCCGGCGGCGAGGCCACGGCCTCCGCGGTGGTGGCGGACATCGCCGACGTGGCGCGCGGCGTGATCCGCCCGACCTTCGGCATCCCGGCCACGGCGATGCGCGCCAGCGAGCGCGTGGAGATGCAGCGTCACGAGGGCGGCTACTATATCCGCCTCACCGTCCATGACCGCCCGGGTGTCGCGGCCGGCGTCGCCCAGCGGATGGCCGAGCGGGCGATCTCCCTGGAGAGCATCCTGCAGCGCCGCGTCGCGGGGGCGGAGACCGATCCGCGCGGCCGTTCCGGCCGGCCCGTGCCGCTGGTGCTGATCACCTACGCGGCCACCGAGGGCAACATCCGGGACGCCCTCGACGCGATCGGCGCCGACGGGTTGCTGGCGGAGCCGCCGCAGGTGATCCGGATCGAGCGTGAATAA